One genomic segment of Catalinimonas alkaloidigena includes these proteins:
- a CDS encoding gliding motility-associated C-terminal domain-containing protein: MKHLYKYLSIIFFLFSLTAQAQVEICGDGIDNDGNGFADCLDLEAKCYLTDPNCGIESDCGNGVDDDGDGFVDYYDGDCLDDPDNPNDYITIKPDCEAQPVGNVFEIEPAWDSDILTSAALGMPSVADLDQDGYPEVISMNSETGWLYILDGRTGVTLNQIRIKNGSVFAYPAVGDVDGDGFGEIFTIDLNGVIRVYEHDLTLKWTQTSSFTGFGRPLALADFNHDGSAELYTVNEVWDAETGTLLIKGSHGSSMYPSANNWYTELNAVPVAVEIIPSSPGLELVVGHIIYTVNITNTGGTAGNSLTEAMNMDDAGNKPAGYAGYHPADADWGNQNYSQTAVVDYNLDGSLDVIMGGANGGHDGPTTAFFWDIANDVVKTYTVLRPGNTIPGLIKGTFSDVNGNNCDNGDLCYWERGLGNINIANIDDDAEPEATFMSGSSLFALDNDFTEKWANHDDFWESSSGVTGTTVFDFDGDGSSEIVYRDEINLYIVDGTTGVPLNLLNGTYCSSQTQGDYPIVADVDGDGETEIIVSCGEEENTFGSSPATSGTRTNGFIRAYKAAGGNYWVPSRALWNQTNYFNVNINDNLSIPKVQQAHHLNFSQICNDPSAPASFSLNKFLNQSPRISFCGQLTFPSPKLDFADDGVVITPPVCPDNQFEVRVVFENNGSQAVNKPVPITFYGANPTSSYSNTDDSPYLETVDINVPGGIAIGQKVDTTIMVNALRGAFTLFVSLNDIGQIDSTGAPMTNEDFYPLTKLNGSIRECDDTPTIVSKAVNPLPFPIKAVKVRDNRTCPGEVNFNNGELQVLAPDDTPFPASSYAFTWTDIHTGQLVGSDAILSGLDSGTYRIVVENTDYGCFGNADTIRVEKFEGWPDTQVITLEELQPVSSCTPGTADGEARVLIDNNPVDETQYDVEWAVEEQDNIDLAIGDTATNLKPLLYKVTVTNKLTGCSDSETIDMTLDLPEMDQPEATDNTNCLTPNGSVAAKLPSGSTASLSDYEYMLIQLSPAQDTIFNGSKHVFEDLPKGIYELRAYNPGTDCGRYSNGIEVEIDDDLPINSITADVASVQSACNAPYNGQLTITSDTIEYDFTWYQGTITSGPSAVIVSNTALTPDTLSTTLTDQYTVVATHMITRCTASLVVTLDEKIILPIAEISNFTVTDQTKCSPDGSIQSVVANPEAGATYVYTLLQGSTELASNNSGLFENLEAGQYVISIENEATGCVSIPSDKIDVGENIPAFPAYNITDLAVTNCNSSKPDGSLTLDFSGGNDDYDFYWYVGVDTSTPVSPQPSVANSLTNIAAGDYKVRVTSDSTGCETLISLVLNDNSADYMDQISAQVLQDQQYCVGYSGKARANLVAPSGAAADTSLYTFYWYAGSKNNVENNSAPLISGENNATIKGLDAGTYSVRAVKNDGSGCHALDTAQVIINDVSVSQYTDIAVTIVEQSSCNSNDPNGSLIGNVGGNNSDYTFTWKWVDGGIDKDINSTNISTANISDNEITGLPVGTYKLIVENNITGCSGFQVVTLNDNIIQGNEIRLTLASTEVSSCTSPDGVAEVTNIDLSEDNGATFTIADDLSNYTFEWYEGNSTSASDLIDPATHPSANTARLQNVEPGVYTVIANNIDSECASVSYSVEVESETQNNISFTVSFDEQDDCINPNGGIHITAVTGGSGTYTYQWHTGSTDEYPLVGETNASLENVRTSKYMLRITDQVSGCYKDEVISLPAAAGITPVPPANLSQVEHVNACVPKNTGRLVGEVDPTLLSDPSSLFFGYNDSDFYYYWFEGENPKYINPSADPIDDISNFDIITSQPTTGNNQAEITGLEPGFYTVIVVDASSGSPDGCRSEPTTFEVKSISQAPVATVITTPDIYCVGDNGTADITIEKKNGDSTPYDGYSIVSSTLDGNPYTAPALSITQNDDFGTDQTSILLTDLSLGSYSFTFRDNETKCDTTITFDIGINTDIPILSNDNVQLVSHKTSCNPNNGEAEVIISASGDGITNLSEYTFYWHETEATTNSDITDAAVYVQTGEQATGLDVGVYYVYAINNTTGCASSFQTIEIKDKVPATVIELVSNTPDRNCDTATPGSGLISIRIYDEDNSGNVTYPAGGYDVLWEDENGVDVTAQAAPNDGDTNGGTQPATTTLANLSAGEYTVSVINPETQCKTVLARYTIDSDPYLPEFTAVSANITHSTTCDGNGEVVISEIRENGNYITDFTNYSFEWYESDGTTPITDDLGSTIIGNTITGLSADTLYVYVTNTTTGNCTSNSLQVIIENESTPPLIYQEELLPFISCTGVNEGVIEVAGEESDPANVPALGYRYEWAMADGSPMPTDAVYNADSSRVSNLQNGSYQVLMTNKSTGCQISETYDIRLRQVTPILLMAKLADQTFCYGNGEAEVSEVRMMGSTLNPNDFRFIWYESDLTTVIATPTYGLNVNAMHADSLVAGIYYVVAENIHTGCTALPVQFEIEDNSEPIIVSLDDISDPIIACDPSNFPEGEIEIEVRNSTSVITSWYSGNSVTNPADSIPGFNNSLEIENLVPGQYTVWVMDTLTGCSTTRTYTIEGIEVPLMVNTSSTNYSSCIQPDGTIAANINGGSGDYIINWFSGTGNDLQPIASANNSTLIEGLTNGIYTVVVQDRREPYCQESRAEIVVEDSRGEEIMVVVNNDFQMTNCDDNLPNGQLSAVVNGELSRYNFFWYNGTDTNTKPIATGPVIAELASGQFTLLARDKVTGCISMPFTGEVIAVTDTTIIPAPVVSSTPVTRCDSPNGTATAILDSTFVEPDVDYRYSWYDTEGELVFSSIRSNTANFLSAGEYTVIVSNVLTGCSAETATVSVGEDIYVPEFEVISTPSICSQPNGTIRLEFVEPIKIVDVEWITPDGYESGFILNNQPAGFYEVTITDDKGCKHTKTAEIKSQIHVYNGVSPNGDGKNDKFMISCIEQYHENVVRIYNRAGAIVYEDFKYDNESVYFEGYGNRGLYIGGDELPEGTYYYIVDKKNGDEPVSGYLELLR; this comes from the coding sequence ATGAAACACTTATACAAATACTTAAGCATAATATTTTTTCTATTTTCATTGACTGCCCAAGCACAAGTGGAAATTTGTGGAGATGGAATAGATAATGATGGTAATGGATTTGCAGATTGCCTTGATCTTGAAGCAAAATGCTATTTGACAGATCCGAACTGTGGAATTGAATCTGATTGTGGAAATGGTGTAGATGATGATGGTGATGGCTTTGTAGATTATTATGATGGCGACTGTCTTGATGATCCAGATAATCCAAACGATTATATCACCATTAAACCTGATTGTGAGGCTCAGCCTGTAGGTAATGTCTTTGAAATAGAGCCCGCCTGGGATTCTGATATCCTTACAAGTGCCGCCTTAGGCATGCCTAGTGTGGCTGATTTAGACCAGGATGGATACCCAGAGGTAATTAGTATGAATAGTGAAACCGGCTGGCTCTATATTTTAGACGGGCGGACAGGTGTTACCCTCAACCAAATTAGAATTAAAAACGGAAGTGTATTTGCTTATCCTGCCGTAGGAGATGTTGACGGAGATGGATTTGGAGAAATATTTACGATTGATCTGAATGGTGTTATCCGAGTTTATGAACATGACCTCACATTGAAATGGACGCAGACCAGCAGCTTTACAGGATTTGGTAGGCCATTAGCCCTGGCGGATTTTAACCATGATGGAAGCGCTGAATTGTATACTGTCAACGAAGTCTGGGATGCAGAAACCGGCACACTACTCATTAAAGGAAGTCATGGTAGCAGCATGTATCCTTCGGCAAATAACTGGTATACTGAGCTCAATGCAGTCCCTGTAGCAGTAGAAATTATACCTTCATCACCTGGTTTAGAATTGGTAGTAGGTCACATTATTTATACTGTAAATATTACTAATACCGGAGGAACTGCGGGAAATAGCCTTACTGAAGCTATGAATATGGATGATGCGGGTAACAAACCAGCCGGCTATGCCGGATATCATCCTGCCGACGCTGACTGGGGCAACCAAAATTATAGCCAAACTGCTGTAGTAGACTATAATCTGGATGGAAGTCTGGATGTAATCATGGGAGGCGCTAACGGAGGACATGATGGTCCGACCACTGCTTTCTTTTGGGATATCGCCAATGATGTAGTGAAGACTTATACTGTTTTAAGGCCAGGCAATACGATTCCTGGATTAATCAAAGGCACATTTTCGGATGTCAATGGTAACAATTGTGATAATGGAGACCTCTGCTATTGGGAGAGAGGCTTAGGTAATATTAATATCGCGAACATAGACGATGATGCTGAACCTGAGGCTACTTTTATGTCTGGTTCTTCATTATTTGCACTGGATAATGACTTTACTGAAAAGTGGGCCAATCATGATGATTTCTGGGAATCTTCTTCGGGTGTAACCGGTACTACGGTATTTGACTTTGACGGTGATGGATCATCTGAAATCGTTTATAGAGACGAAATAAACCTATATATCGTAGATGGAACTACAGGTGTCCCATTAAATTTATTGAACGGGACTTATTGTAGTTCCCAAACTCAAGGAGACTATCCAATTGTTGCAGATGTGGATGGAGATGGGGAAACCGAGATTATCGTTTCATGTGGAGAAGAAGAAAATACTTTTGGTTCATCACCAGCCACAAGTGGTACAAGGACAAACGGATTTATCCGTGCTTATAAAGCTGCCGGAGGAAACTATTGGGTTCCTTCTCGTGCCCTTTGGAATCAGACCAATTATTTCAATGTCAATATTAACGATAACTTAAGTATACCAAAGGTTCAGCAGGCTCACCATCTTAATTTTTCCCAGATTTGTAATGATCCTTCTGCCCCAGCATCTTTTTCTCTCAATAAATTTTTGAACCAATCTCCAAGGATTAGTTTCTGTGGCCAATTGACATTCCCTTCACCAAAACTGGATTTCGCAGATGATGGAGTGGTAATCACTCCACCAGTTTGCCCTGATAATCAGTTTGAGGTTAGAGTAGTTTTTGAAAACAATGGTAGTCAGGCAGTAAATAAACCTGTACCTATTACATTTTATGGTGCTAATCCTACAAGCTCTTATAGCAATACGGATGACAGCCCTTATCTGGAAACTGTTGATATAAACGTACCCGGTGGAATTGCAATTGGACAAAAGGTAGATACAACGATTATGGTAAATGCCCTTAGAGGCGCGTTTACACTTTTTGTGTCGCTAAATGATATTGGTCAAATTGATAGTACTGGGGCTCCTATGACCAATGAAGACTTCTATCCACTTACAAAATTAAATGGAAGCATTCGTGAATGTGATGATACTCCTACAATAGTGAGCAAAGCAGTGAATCCCCTCCCTTTTCCAATTAAAGCAGTAAAAGTTAGAGATAATAGAACCTGTCCCGGTGAAGTAAACTTTAATAATGGTGAGCTGCAAGTATTAGCTCCGGATGACACACCCTTTCCGGCATCCAGCTATGCTTTTACCTGGACTGACATTCATACCGGACAGCTTGTAGGAAGCGACGCAATACTTAGTGGTTTAGATTCAGGTACTTATAGAATAGTCGTAGAAAATACTGATTACGGGTGTTTTGGTAACGCAGATACTATAAGAGTTGAGAAGTTTGAAGGCTGGCCGGACACACAAGTCATCACTTTGGAAGAACTACAGCCAGTTTCCAGTTGTACACCTGGTACCGCCGATGGTGAAGCTAGAGTCCTGATAGATAATAATCCGGTGGATGAAACCCAATATGATGTTGAGTGGGCAGTTGAAGAGCAAGATAACATAGATTTAGCCATCGGAGATACTGCTACTAACCTTAAGCCATTACTCTACAAAGTTACTGTAACCAACAAACTTACGGGCTGCTCAGATAGCGAAACTATTGACATGACCTTGGATTTGCCAGAAATGGATCAGCCTGAGGCAACTGATAATACCAACTGTTTAACACCTAATGGTAGTGTTGCAGCTAAACTTCCTAGCGGAAGTACAGCAAGTCTATCTGATTATGAATATATGCTCATCCAACTGAGCCCTGCTCAAGACACCATATTTAACGGCAGCAAACATGTCTTTGAAGATTTGCCCAAAGGAATCTATGAACTAAGAGCATATAACCCAGGCACAGACTGCGGAAGATACAGCAACGGAATTGAAGTAGAAATTGATGATGACTTGCCTATTAATAGTATCACAGCTGATGTAGCTAGTGTTCAGTCTGCATGTAACGCTCCATATAACGGTCAGCTCACCATAACCTCTGATACCATTGAGTATGATTTTACCTGGTATCAAGGCACTATTACCTCAGGACCATCTGCTGTCATTGTAAGTAATACTGCCCTGACTCCTGATACATTGAGCACAACACTCACTGATCAATATACGGTTGTTGCTACCCACATGATAACAAGATGTACCGCTTCATTGGTAGTTACTCTGGATGAAAAAATCATTTTGCCTATAGCAGAAATTTCAAACTTCACGGTTACAGATCAAACCAAATGTTCACCCGATGGAAGTATACAGTCAGTAGTCGCCAATCCGGAAGCAGGAGCTACTTATGTGTATACTTTACTCCAGGGTAGTACCGAATTAGCCAGCAACAATAGTGGGTTGTTTGAAAACCTGGAAGCCGGTCAATATGTAATCAGTATTGAAAATGAAGCTACAGGCTGTGTCTCCATTCCTTCTGATAAAATAGATGTAGGTGAAAATATACCCGCTTTTCCTGCTTATAATATCACTGATTTAGCTGTAACCAACTGTAACAGCAGCAAGCCGGATGGTTCGCTCACGCTGGACTTTAGTGGAGGCAATGACGATTATGATTTCTATTGGTATGTAGGGGTAGATACATCTACACCTGTCAGCCCTCAGCCATCCGTAGCTAATAGTTTAACTAATATTGCTGCTGGTGATTATAAAGTACGAGTAACCAGCGATTCTACTGGTTGTGAGACACTAATTTCTTTAGTGCTGAATGACAATTCTGCTGACTATATGGATCAAATTTCAGCGCAAGTACTTCAAGATCAGCAATACTGTGTAGGTTATAGTGGTAAGGCAAGAGCCAATTTAGTAGCACCTTCGGGTGCAGCAGCCGATACAAGTTTATATACTTTCTATTGGTATGCAGGCAGCAAAAATAATGTTGAAAATAATTCCGCCCCATTAATTAGTGGAGAGAATAATGCAACTATTAAAGGACTGGATGCTGGCACTTATTCCGTGAGAGCTGTAAAAAATGATGGCTCAGGCTGTCACGCTTTAGACACAGCACAAGTGATAATAAATGATGTTAGTGTAAGCCAATATACTGATATTGCGGTGACTATAGTTGAGCAAAGTTCATGTAACTCTAATGATCCTAATGGCTCGTTAATAGGAAATGTTGGAGGGAATAATTCTGATTACACTTTTACATGGAAGTGGGTAGATGGAGGTATTGATAAAGACATTAATTCAACCAATATATCTACAGCCAATATTTCAGATAATGAAATTACAGGCCTGCCGGTAGGCACCTATAAGTTAATAGTTGAGAATAACATCACAGGCTGTTCTGGTTTTCAAGTTGTAACCCTAAATGACAACATTATCCAGGGCAACGAAATACGTTTAACATTAGCAAGTACTGAAGTTTCTTCTTGTACATCTCCTGATGGAGTTGCAGAAGTTACCAATATTGATCTTTCAGAAGATAATGGCGCTACATTTACGATAGCGGATGATCTTAGTAACTATACGTTTGAATGGTATGAAGGAAATAGCACATCTGCTTCAGATTTAATAGATCCAGCGACTCACCCTTCTGCAAATACTGCTAGACTTCAAAATGTAGAGCCTGGAGTATACACCGTTATAGCTAACAATATTGATTCTGAATGTGCCTCAGTATCATATTCAGTAGAAGTAGAAAGTGAAACGCAAAACAACATTAGTTTCACTGTAAGCTTTGATGAACAAGATGACTGTATAAATCCTAATGGAGGAATACATATCACTGCAGTTACAGGTGGATCAGGTACTTATACTTACCAATGGCATACTGGTAGTACTGATGAATATCCTCTTGTTGGAGAAACGAATGCTTCACTAGAGAACGTAAGAACTAGCAAGTACATGTTAAGAATTACTGATCAGGTGAGTGGATGCTATAAGGATGAAGTAATCTCTTTACCGGCAGCAGCTGGTATTACTCCAGTTCCTCCTGCAAATTTAAGTCAGGTTGAGCATGTGAACGCTTGTGTCCCAAAAAATACTGGAAGGCTTGTAGGTGAAGTTGACCCTACATTATTATCTGATCCTAGCAGCTTATTCTTCGGCTATAATGACAGTGATTTCTACTATTACTGGTTTGAAGGTGAAAACCCTAAATATATCAACCCTAGTGCTGATCCTATAGATGATATTAGCAATTTTGATATCATAACCTCTCAACCGACAACTGGTAATAATCAAGCTGAAATTACTGGTCTGGAACCTGGTTTCTATACAGTGATAGTTGTTGATGCATCAAGTGGAAGTCCCGATGGCTGTCGTTCAGAACCTACCACATTTGAGGTAAAATCTATTTCTCAAGCACCAGTAGCTACCGTAATCACAACTCCTGATATATACTGTGTAGGAGACAATGGTACTGCTGATATAACAATTGAGAAAAAGAATGGAGATTCTACACCTTATGATGGTTACTCAATTGTAAGTTCAACCTTAGATGGAAATCCATATACTGCACCGGCATTATCCATAACACAGAATGATGATTTTGGAACTGATCAAACATCTATTCTACTAACAGATTTAAGTCTCGGAAGCTATAGTTTTACCTTTAGAGATAACGAAACTAAATGTGATACTACCATTACATTTGATATAGGTATTAATACTGATATTCCAATCCTCTCCAATGATAATGTTCAATTAGTGAGTCATAAAACATCTTGCAATCCTAATAATGGAGAAGCTGAAGTAATAATTTCTGCTAGTGGAGACGGAATTACCAATTTGTCAGAATATACCTTCTATTGGCATGAAACAGAAGCTACAACAAACTCTGATATAACGGATGCCGCAGTTTATGTTCAAACTGGAGAACAGGCAACTGGCTTGGATGTAGGGGTCTACTATGTGTATGCTATAAATAATACGACAGGTTGTGCTTCTTCATTTCAAACCATTGAAATCAAAGATAAGGTGCCTGCTACTGTAATTGAGCTTGTATCCAATACCCCTGATCGTAATTGTGATACTGCCACGCCGGGAAGCGGCTTGATCAGTATCCGCATCTATGATGAGGATAACAGTGGAAACGTAACTTATCCAGCTGGTGGCTATGATGTCTTATGGGAAGATGAGAATGGTGTAGATGTTACCGCACAAGCAGCCCCCAATGATGGCGATACGAATGGCGGAACGCAGCCTGCGACCACTACCTTAGCAAATCTTTCTGCTGGTGAATATACTGTTTCGGTTATTAACCCTGAGACCCAATGTAAAACAGTTTTAGCAAGGTATACAATTGATTCTGATCCATATTTACCAGAGTTCACTGCAGTTAGTGCTAATATTACTCATAGTACTACTTGTGATGGTAATGGTGAAGTAGTTATTTCCGAAATCAGAGAAAATGGTAATTACATCACAGATTTCACTAATTATAGCTTTGAGTGGTATGAAAGTGATGGAACTACACCAATAACTGATGATTTAGGAAGTACAATTATAGGGAATACTATAACAGGTTTGTCAGCAGACACACTCTATGTTTATGTTACTAATACCACTACAGGTAATTGTACTTCAAATAGTCTGCAAGTAATTATTGAAAATGAGAGTACCCCACCATTGATTTATCAAGAGGAATTATTGCCCTTCATCAGCTGCACAGGCGTTAATGAAGGTGTCATTGAAGTAGCGGGCGAAGAAAGTGATCCGGCAAATGTTCCAGCTTTGGGATATAGATATGAGTGGGCTATGGCTGACGGTTCTCCTATGCCAACTGATGCGGTTTACAATGCCGACAGTAGCAGGGTGAGTAATCTTCAAAATGGCTCTTATCAGGTACTGATGACTAATAAGTCAACAGGTTGTCAAATTTCGGAAACTTATGATATTAGACTAAGACAGGTAACGCCGATACTATTAATGGCTAAACTAGCCGACCAAACTTTCTGCTATGGAAATGGTGAAGCTGAAGTTTCAGAAGTCAGAATGATGGGTAGTACCCTTAATCCTAATGACTTCCGGTTCATCTGGTACGAGAGCGATCTCACAACTGTAATTGCTACTCCCACTTATGGACTGAATGTAAATGCAATGCATGCAGACAGCCTGGTAGCAGGCATTTATTATGTAGTGGCTGAAAATATCCATACCGGTTGTACGGCTTTACCAGTTCAGTTTGAAATTGAAGATAACTCAGAACCTATAATTGTATCGCTGGACGACATTTCAGATCCAATTATAGCATGTGACCCATCAAATTTTCCGGAAGGAGAAATTGAAATAGAAGTCCGAAATAGCACTTCAGTAATTACCAGTTGGTATTCAGGAAATAGTGTTACTAATCCTGCTGATAGTATCCCCGGCTTCAACAACTCACTTGAAATTGAAAATCTGGTTCCTGGTCAATATACCGTATGGGTCATGGATACCTTGACAGGCTGTAGTACCACACGTACCTATACCATTGAAGGCATAGAAGTTCCGCTCATGGTCAATACTTCTTCTACCAATTATAGCAGTTGTATTCAACCGGATGGAACGATTGCCGCTAATATCAATGGCGGAAGTGGTGATTATATCATCAATTGGTTTAGCGGTACTGGTAATGACCTTCAACCCATTGCTTCAGCCAACAATAGTACATTAATAGAAGGTTTGACGAATGGTATTTATACTGTTGTTGTACAAGACAGACGCGAACCATACTGCCAGGAATCACGGGCAGAAATCGTAGTAGAAGATAGTAGAGGGGAGGAAATCATGGTCGTTGTTAATAATGATTTCCAAATGACAAACTGTGATGACAATCTTCCCAATGGACAGCTTAGTGCAGTAGTAAATGGAGAACTTTCACGCTACAATTTCTTCTGGTATAATGGTACTGATACTAACACTAAGCCTATCGCTACCGGTCCGGTAATCGCTGAGCTTGCATCTGGGCAATTTACACTTCTGGCTCGTGATAAAGTTACCGGATGTATCAGTATGCCTTTCACAGGAGAAGTAATTGCTGTAACTGATACTACTATTATTCCTGCCCCTGTCGTAAGCAGTACTCCTGTTACACGTTGTGATTCACCAAACGGAACAGCCACAGCTATACTAGACAGCACCTTTGTTGAGCCAGATGTGGATTATAGATATAGCTGGTATGATACTGAAGGAGAACTAGTCTTTAGCAGCATAAGATCAAATACCGCCAACTTCCTGAGTGCAGGTGAATATACTGTCATAGTTAGTAATGTACTAACAGGCTGTAGCGCTGAAACAGCAACCGTAAGTGTTGGAGAAGACATTTATGTGCCTGAATTTGAAGTTATCAGCACCCCTTCAATCTGTTCTCAGCCTAACGGAACCATCCGTTTAGAGTTTGTAGAACCTATAAAGATTGTAGATGTAGAATGGATAACACCAGACGGTTATGAATCTGGCTTTATCCTGAATAATCAGCCCGCAGGATTCTATGAAGTTACTATTACTGACGATAAAGGCTGTAAACATACCAAAACGGCTGAGATAAAGTCTCAAATTCATGTCTATAATGGGGTATCTCCTAACGGAGACGGTAAAAACGATAAGTTCATGATCAGCTGTATTGAGCAGTATCATGAAAATGTAGTAAGAATTTATAACAGAGCAGGTGCCATAGTATATGAAGACTTCAAATACGATAATGAAAGCGTTTATTTTGAAGGATATGGAAATCGAGGATTATATATCGGAGGAGATGAATTACCTGAAGGTACTTATTACTATATCGTTGATAAGAAAAACGGTGATGAACCTGTTTCGGGTTATCTAGAATTACTGAGATAG
- a CDS encoding adenylosuccinate synthase gives MKVDVLLGLQWGDEGKGKIVDYLAPKYKVVARFQGGPNAGHTLEFDNIKHVLHQIPSGIFRQDIINIIGNGVVLDPIIFKKEIEGLKSFNLDLTKNLFISKKAQIILPSHRLLDAAYEKAKGKDKIGSTLKGIGPAYQDKIGRHGLRVGDILSDNFNERYHKLVDEHKRKLSYFDAVEDMSTLEAEFFEGVELLKTYNIVDSEYLINQKINESVTVLAEGAQGSLLDVDFGSYPFVTSSTTIASGACTGLGVAPKNIGSVLGIFKAYCTRVGSGPFPTELNDVTGETLRKNGNEFGATTGRPRRCGWLDLPALKYAVMINGATELFMMKADVLNSFEEIKVCTHYELENGEVTDHLPFDICDGEIKPVYKSFKGWNTSLADARHFDELPYELMKYIKYVEDEVGVSINLISTGPNRNQTIIREND, from the coding sequence ATGAAAGTTGACGTACTGCTAGGACTCCAATGGGGAGATGAAGGAAAAGGCAAAATTGTAGATTATCTGGCCCCGAAATACAAGGTGGTTGCCAGGTTCCAGGGTGGTCCAAACGCTGGGCATACTTTAGAATTTGACAATATTAAGCATGTTCTACATCAAATTCCTTCAGGAATATTTCGTCAGGATATTATCAATATCATTGGGAATGGAGTGGTATTGGATCCTATTATTTTTAAGAAAGAAATAGAAGGGCTGAAATCCTTTAACCTTGATCTCACCAAGAACCTGTTCATTTCTAAAAAAGCTCAGATCATCCTTCCTTCGCATAGGCTCTTAGATGCAGCTTATGAAAAAGCAAAAGGTAAAGACAAAATAGGATCAACTTTAAAAGGCATAGGCCCTGCATATCAGGATAAAATTGGCCGTCATGGACTCAGGGTAGGTGATATACTTTCTGATAATTTTAATGAGAGATATCATAAACTGGTTGATGAACATAAGAGAAAGCTTTCTTATTTTGATGCGGTTGAGGATATGTCTACGCTGGAGGCAGAGTTTTTTGAAGGTGTTGAGCTCTTGAAAACTTATAACATAGTTGATAGTGAATATTTGATTAATCAAAAAATCAATGAAAGTGTCACTGTCCTGGCAGAAGGAGCTCAAGGTTCTTTATTAGATGTTGACTTTGGTAGTTATCCATTTGTAACCAGCTCCACTACTATCGCATCTGGTGCATGTACAGGTTTAGGCGTTGCTCCAAAAAATATCGGAAGTGTACTGGGAATATTTAAAGCCTACTGTACCCGAGTTGGTTCCGGCCCTTTTCCTACAGAATTGAATGATGTAACAGGAGAGACTTTAAGAAAAAATGGAAATGAATTCGGAGCCACTACCGGCAGGCCAAGACGTTGCGGTTGGTTGGACCTTCCAGCCTTAAAATATGCGGTAATGATTAATGGTGCTACCGAACTATTTATGATGAAGGCCGATGTATTGAATAGTTTTGAGGAAATAAAAGTGTGCACGCATTATGAATTGGAAAATGGTGAAGTAACCGATCATCTGCCTTTTGACATATGCGATGGTGAAATTAAGCCTGTGTATAAATCATTTAAAGGTTGGAATACTTCACTCGCTGATGCCAGACATTTTGATGAACTTCCTTACGAGTTGATGAAATACATTAAATATGTGGAAGATGAAGTTGGTGTATCTATCAATTTGATATCCACTGGGCCTAACAGAAACCAAACTATTATTCGTGAAAATGATTGA
- a CDS encoding type IX secretion system membrane protein PorP/SprF — protein MLKFYTHRYLIILIIGIFVLLQHSLIAQQRPIFSQYMFNGLVLNPAYAGNQPQLSVSLLHRDQWVNVDGAPKTSSFIAHSALKNRPVGLGLLVSRDKIGVHDDYSIYGSYAYKLNIGVGTLSLGLQAGFNYMVSDFTKLSTFNPDDPLFYGTVTRFSPNFGTGAFFSNKTSYAGISIPYLINNKVYDKEDVISEAREARYYFVTGGHVFHVSPGLKIKPSGLIRVQEGQPIGVDINTNVFLQEILNVGASYRSGDSIILLFEMLLNKNLSVGYAYDHTLSRIRNYTDGTHEFMLTFRRPLGKGPCHAYF, from the coding sequence ATGTTAAAATTTTACACACACAGATACTTAATAATACTGATCATTGGAATTTTTGTATTGCTACAGCATTCACTTATTGCGCAGCAAAGACCAATATTTTCTCAGTATATGTTTAATGGATTGGTACTAAATCCGGCTTATGCTGGCAATCAACCTCAGCTCAGTGTAAGCTTACTGCATAGAGATCAATGGGTAAATGTGGATGGGGCTCCTAAAACAAGTAGCTTCATAGCCCATTCTGCTCTAAAAAACAGACCGGTAGGTTTAGGTCTTTTAGTTTCCAGAGATAAAATAGGTGTACATGATGATTACAGCATTTATGGTAGTTATGCTTATAAACTAAATATTGGTGTAGGTACGCTTTCGCTAGGTTTGCAGGCCGGATTCAATTATATGGTCTCAGATTTTACTAAGTTATCTACATTTAACCCTGATGATCCCTTGTTTTACGGAACAGTTACCCGTTTTAGCCCAAACTTTGGTACGGGAGCTTTTTTTAGTAATAAAACTTCTTATGCGGGAATATCAATTCCATATCTCATTAATAATAAAGTTTATGACAAAGAAGACGTGATCTCTGAGGCCAGGGAGGCTCGATATTATTTTGTGACCGGAGGGCATGTCTTTCATGTATCTCCCGGTTTAAAAATAAAACCCTCCGGACTCATTAGAGTACAGGAGGGTCAACCCATAGGTGTGGATATCAATACAAATGTTTTTTTACAAGAAATTTTAAATGTAGGTGCCTCCTATCGTAGCGGGGACTCCATCATCTTGCTATTTGAAATGCTATTGAATAAAAATCTCAGTGTTGGTTATGCATATGATCATACACTTTCTCGTATTCGTAATTACACTGATGGCACCCACGAGTTTATGTTAACTTTCCGCCGTCCATTAGGAAAAGGGCCATGCCACGCTTATTTCTAA